The Bactrocera dorsalis isolate Fly_Bdor chromosome 2, ASM2337382v1, whole genome shotgun sequence region catataaccgtactgttaaaaattcttaaagtgGACAAATCAATGGCAAAATGGGAcagatacattaaattttacccgcGGGATGGTGTCAGAGGACTTTAAAGGAGCCAGCGTCGAAATTGCGTGAATTCGCCCTCTTTTTGGGCAAATCGTATATATGCGAATTCTCTTAGccgatttcaactaaattcaAATTAGCGAAATCGGGTTACAACTAAGCCTACTTTTCattaaacacaattttatatattttttttgattctttTAGTTTTCCAATTCCAATTCAGAAGCAACTAATATCAGCAGATAAAAGTTTGCGAGAATAGTGTTTTTGAAGTATATCACCTTATgacgaataattttcaaaatcgaacaaaaaaaaGGCCTCTAGTTaccaaaaacgaaaatttcggtcaatgtgtgagatatacaattgaaatttgaaGAGAATAATGGTTTGTCTGTGTGTTAAAAATGTACTGGATCAAGTCAATACTTCCTTACAGCCCCCGTATATCCAATATagttatcttaacaaaattgaaatagCATGGTTTTCTAATAACGGTGCCTcattgtgcttagaatgaatgaaatcgggtgaaaactcgccctagaccccatataaccaAAAAGCCTTATGCACCTGAAGGTATTACcaggctttaatccttgcaagttgcaagtccTGACtcatttcaatacatttttgttcTCCATACATAGTAAACTTTGTTAATAACTTTAATCTCTaagcaatcaaatcaaatccCACCAGTGTGCTATATCTGAAAGTGTGCGCTCCATAGTGTTTACACCTTAATTTGAAAAACGTGCGACgatcaagaaggaagtgctgagatgattttttattttgttttattcagTCTCTGTAGCTGGCATCAGTTAAATCAAAACGACTAACCATGCTTTTGAACGCCAATGGCGTGTTAGAACTTCCACAACTAAGAAGAGATTAGTTTTACTGAAAGCAAATAGCACGCTGGACTACTTAAGATCGATCATGGACAAAGAAATACGGCGACAGCGCATGAACCATTGGTAGGCAAGAGCGGGTCAAGTTTCCGCGAATCGTAGCTATCTGGTAGTAGAACACACGAGAAGAGAACTCATTTCCAGCGTGGCTAGAACACCCTTCTCATCAGATCTGtagctttacagtttcctgcgattGCGCTGCTGCCTGGTAACCTTGACTCAGTGACTCTCTGGCTTTGGTAATGCAAAAGTAATAAGTGACTCCAGCATTGAATGCACGGTTAGTGGTACACCTACCACGCCAACCTAACTGTCGGTGCTTTAACGGAACGAGGGCAGTTGCGGCATTGGTCTGTCAGCCATTTCTAGTGTGTGTCCCTCCATCATAACCAGGGTGCAGAATCCTACAACCATGGTTCTACCAAAACTCTGAGGAACTAATTCTACTCATAATTCAATTGAAAAGCTTAGGCCAAGTCCAGGAGTTGAAAGGTTGCAACGAACTCGGAGCCGACCTGCACTACATCACAAATAAAAATGGGAGAAAAGGACTTTAAGGCCGCCATaccttctgggtgttataaacttcttggtatacttaatataccctctttAAGATGTAAAATCAGTTAAAGAACTTGACAACCAGTCTTAAATGTCGAGCTGCAGTactaataaatttgaattaatgtaataaaacattttttttcagcCGAAATGTGTGTGAGAACatgataattaattttttaagagctaATAAATATCTCGCTTTCAAGTGGTTAACAAATTATGACAAACACAGGGTTTTGATTAACATGTCATGATAGTCTTTCTACAGGTTTcgaataaatataaagtatCTAAGAGAACACATTATTCATTAATTGGTACTGTCTAATTTATTGCAagtgtaaaacaacaaaagtttaaaacagtttttataatattccaAATCAGGCACTTAATTCAGTTGTATATAGTACTGGTTTTCGTCAACTTTTGTGCCTGTCCAACGGTCTACAACTACAATGGTGGGTATGTGCAACAAAATCAGCAACAATTCCATAGATATAAGGAACTTAATACAATGTACGAAGCGAGAAACTTGGAGTTCGGCTTCCCCAGCGCAGCTGAGCGACAGGCAACGTTACGGGACGGGCGCTACAACCCCGATAGTGCGCTGCCGATCGATGTAGATGTCTTTTATACGCGTGAGTATGAGACTTTGTCCTTAGACAAGAAAAAGctagaattttatatattctcaTTTTCACATTCAGCGCCCAATGGATCGCCTATCATTTTTGTCACAATACCGCGTTTCGGTAAAGGCATACCCTATTCGCTCGCCTACTTGACAAATGTGCAACGTCCTAATGGCACTGAGCTGCAGCCGTATCCCAGCTACGATTGGCATTGGTCCCACGGCAAGGACTGTAATGGACTTACCTCCGTGTGTCGCGTGCATGTGTGTACTTCCAGTGAAATCCCTTCAAACATACAAATTTCATAGTTTCGTTGTCATTACAGATCGATCCGTGCGGCCGTATGTGGATACTTGATAGCGGTGAGATAGACAACGAACAGTTTTGTCCACCACAAATCGTCGTTATTGATGTGCCTACAACTCACTTGTTGCATCGCTATCGTTTACCTTCGGAAATGTATAAAAGCACGGTCAGTCGTTTTGTTACGCCTTATGTTGATTGTACCGATCCACCGCCACGCGGTGAATGCAAAAAAGTCTTCGTTTATATGGCCGATGCCACCGGTTTCGGTATTGTTGTATATGATGTGCAAAATGCCCGTTCTTGGCGCATAGAAAATAAATTCACCTATCCCGATCCAGATTTCAGCACACATACTATAGCTGGTGAAAGCTTTGAACTTTTAGAGGGCGCAATTGGTCTTGCTACAACGCCGTTGGGGTTGGGCTTAAGACGTTCGCTCTACTTTCACTCCTTCTCAAATGATGCGCAAGTGGCGATACCATTGGCTGTTATAAACAACAGCACACTCTGGGACTTTGGCTTAGGTTCCGCTATAGAGCAGTTCAGTGTGCTTGGCAAACGTGGCGTGCAATGTGGAGCATCAGCCATGACCTCAAGTGGTGTGCTCTTGTGTGGCCACTACGAGCCAGTCGGACTGTTCGGCTGGAACATACGTAACCCTTACACGTTTCAAACGCGCTTTTTGCTGGCTGAGAATCCCATTAAGCTGCAATTCATAAGCGGTCTAAAGGTAATAAGAAATCCTTGGGGAAAGGAAGAGGTTTGGATGCTTTCAAATCGTTTACAAAAAGTCTTCACCggcaaaattaattacaatgaGATTAACTATCGAATAATGCGGTGCGGTTTGCATGAGTTGCTGCAAGGAAGACCTTGCTGATGGGTGGGTTAGtgttttgggtaatttactgaAACCTTAGAataatgttttaattatatttaagtaGTATAATAGAAGATTTGTGTAAGGAACTAaggttaatattaaataaatagtaaaatatgagtatataaaaataaactttttataacaacatttttaaaattagattGGGCTTGCCCCATCCTCCACAAATACCTACAAAATAAACGCAGTCTTCATAGCTTGCTTTGtaccaaatatataaatataccatTCGCACTAAGCCTCATTGCTCGCTGGCGCAACAGGCCATTCTgatttacaaagttttttttggaaaattattaaaaactcgTCTTGGAAACCTTATTATCTCATATTTAAAGCAACAAGCTGGGTTTGGATCGATAGGAACTAAAGATAAAACTTAACTAGAAAAATTGCTTTGGGCGAGAAAGCCAGCCACCTCTGTTTAGGATGATaacataaaaaagttaaagaagCATACCTTGAGATTCTAAGTTTTAGCCTCAGAGAGATATCAGAGGATGTCTTATTTATCGACTCAACACCTTTTTGGTTTATGTCTTGGGTAT contains the following coding sequences:
- the LOC105229926 gene encoding protein yellow-like, which codes for MHLIQLYIVLVFVNFCACPTVYNYNGGYVQQNQQQFHRYKELNTMYEARNLEFGFPSAAERQATLRDGRYNPDSALPIDVDVFYTPPNGSPIIFVTIPRFGKGIPYSLAYLTNVQRPNGTELQPYPSYDWHWSHGKDCNGLTSVCRVHIDPCGRMWILDSGEIDNEQFCPPQIVVIDVPTTHLLHRYRLPSEMYKSTVSRFVTPYVDCTDPPPRGECKKVFVYMADATGFGIVVYDVQNARSWRIENKFTYPDPDFSTHTIAGESFELLEGAIGLATTPLGLGLRRSLYFHSFSNDAQVAIPLAVINNSTLWDFGLGSAIEQFSVLGKRGVQCGASAMTSSGVLLCGHYEPVGLFGWNIRNPYTFQTRFLLAENPIKLQFISGLKVIRNPWGKEEVWMLSNRLQKVFTGKINYNEINYRIMRCGLHELLQGRPC